The proteins below come from a single Xiphophorus hellerii strain 12219 chromosome 14, Xiphophorus_hellerii-4.1, whole genome shotgun sequence genomic window:
- the gabarapa gene encoding gamma-aminobutyric acid receptor-associated protein gives MKFQYKEEHPFEKRRSEGEKIRKKYPDRVPVIVEKAPKARIGDLDKKKYLVPSDLTVGQFYFLIRKRIHLRAEDALFFFVNNVIPPTSATMGLLYQEHHEEDFFLYIAYSDESVYGSSQREI, from the exons ATGAAGTTTCAGTACAAAGAGGAGCATCCATTCGAGAAGAGGCGGTCCGAGGGCGAGAAAATAAGGAAGAAGTACCCGGACAGGGTCCCA GTCATTGTGGAAAAGGCTCCTAAAGCCAGAATAGGAGATCTGGATAAGAAGAAGTACCTTGTCCCCTCTGACTTGACAG tgGGCCAGTTTTACTTCTTAATCCGGAAAAGAATCCACTTGCGAGCTGAGGATGCTCTCTTCTTCTTTGTAAACAATGTCATTCCACCCACCTCAGCCACCATGGGCCTGTTGTACCAG gagCATCACGAAGAGGACTTTTTCCTCTACATTGCCTACAGTGATGAGAGCGTGTACGGGAGCAGCCAAAGGGAAATCTGA